One stretch of Variovorax sp. TBS-050B DNA includes these proteins:
- a CDS encoding Glu/Leu/Phe/Val dehydrogenase: MSEKLSFVNPTANSPWGTYLSQVDRVVPYLGPLARWVETLKRPKRALIVDVPIEMDDGTIAHFEGYRVQHNMSRGPGKGGIRFHPDVTLEEVMALSAWMTIKTAAVNLPYGGAKGGIRVDPKKLSQQELEKITRRYTSEIGIIIGPHTDIPAPDVNTNAQIMAWMMDTYSMNVGGTATGVVTGKPLHLGGSLGRVKATGRGVFVTGREAARRLGLDLRGARIAVQGFGNVGSVAAELFAEAGAKIVAVQDHTGTIVNPNGLDLSKLVPISRTDGVVGFKAGGDIVPNEDFWSVACDILIPAALEGQITAERAKTTTARLVLEGANGPTVPTADDILAERGVLVVPDVICNAGGVTVSYFEWVQDFSSFFWDEDEINVRLDRIMMNALNQIWDTADKHKITLRTATYAVACERILMARQERGLYP, translated from the coding sequence ATGAGTGAAAAGCTCTCCTTCGTCAACCCGACCGCCAACAGCCCCTGGGGCACGTACCTCTCGCAGGTCGACCGCGTGGTGCCGTACCTCGGCCCGCTGGCCCGCTGGGTCGAGACGCTCAAGCGTCCCAAGCGCGCGCTGATCGTCGACGTGCCGATCGAGATGGACGACGGCACCATCGCCCACTTCGAGGGCTACCGCGTGCAGCACAACATGAGCCGCGGCCCGGGCAAGGGCGGCATCCGCTTCCACCCCGACGTCACGCTCGAGGAAGTGATGGCGCTGTCGGCCTGGATGACCATCAAGACCGCGGCCGTGAACCTGCCCTACGGCGGCGCCAAGGGCGGCATCCGCGTCGATCCCAAGAAGCTCTCGCAGCAGGAGCTCGAGAAGATCACGCGCCGCTACACCAGCGAGATCGGCATCATCATCGGCCCGCACACCGACATTCCCGCACCCGACGTGAACACCAACGCGCAGATCATGGCGTGGATGATGGACACCTACTCGATGAACGTCGGCGGCACCGCCACCGGCGTGGTCACCGGCAAGCCGCTGCACCTGGGCGGCTCGCTCGGGCGCGTCAAGGCCACGGGCCGCGGCGTGTTCGTCACCGGGCGCGAGGCGGCGCGCCGGCTCGGCCTCGACCTGCGCGGCGCGCGCATCGCGGTGCAGGGCTTCGGCAACGTGGGCTCGGTCGCGGCCGAGCTCTTCGCCGAGGCGGGCGCCAAGATCGTCGCGGTGCAGGACCACACCGGCACCATCGTCAATCCCAACGGCCTCGACCTCTCCAAGCTGGTGCCGATCTCGCGCACCGACGGCGTGGTGGGCTTCAAGGCCGGCGGCGACATCGTGCCCAACGAGGACTTCTGGAGCGTGGCCTGCGACATCCTGATTCCGGCCGCACTCGAAGGCCAGATCACCGCCGAGCGCGCCAAGACCACCACCGCCAGGCTGGTGCTCGAAGGCGCCAATGGCCCCACCGTGCCGACGGCCGACGACATCCTCGCCGAGCGCGGCGTGCTGGTGGTGCCCGACGTGATCTGCAACGCCGGCGGCGTGACCGTGAGCTACTTCGAATGGGTGCAGGACTTCTCGTCTTTCTTCTGGGACGAGGACGAGATCAACGTGCGCCTCGACCGCATCATGATGAACGCGCTCAACCAGATCTGGGACACGGCCGACAAGCACAAGATCACGCTGCGCACCGCCACCTACGCGGTGGCCTGCGAGCGCATCCTCATGGCGCGCCAGGAACGCGGCCTCTACCCCTGA
- a CDS encoding RDD family protein has translation MRLDTLHTAETPEGIALSLRPAGLVARGLAYLIDFGIRLGIFMAISITVGLLGKMGAGILLISYFCLEWFYPVLFELTRAAATPGKRVMGLRVVMDSGLPVTPAASLTRNLLRAADFVPAFYGAGIVSMLWRRDSKRLGDLAAGTLVVFSDQVSLHGEVPVAEPQAPARALSAREQAAVVSWAGRARRLTPERLDELARLAEPVLGPGVHGASASQRLLGVAQWVLGRRGGAR, from the coding sequence GTGCGTCTCGACACGCTCCACACCGCCGAAACGCCCGAGGGCATCGCGCTCTCGCTGCGCCCGGCCGGGCTGGTGGCGCGCGGGCTCGCCTACCTGATCGACTTCGGCATCCGGCTCGGCATCTTCATGGCGATCTCGATCACCGTCGGCCTGCTCGGCAAGATGGGCGCCGGCATCCTGCTCATCAGCTACTTCTGCCTCGAGTGGTTCTACCCGGTGCTGTTCGAGCTCACGCGCGCGGCGGCCACGCCCGGCAAGCGGGTGATGGGGCTGCGCGTGGTCATGGATTCCGGCCTGCCGGTCACGCCCGCGGCCTCGCTCACGCGCAACCTGCTGCGCGCGGCCGATTTCGTGCCGGCCTTCTACGGCGCCGGCATCGTGTCGATGCTCTGGCGGCGCGACAGCAAGCGGCTCGGCGACCTGGCGGCCGGCACGCTGGTGGTGTTCAGCGACCAGGTGAGCCTGCACGGCGAGGTGCCGGTGGCCGAGCCGCAGGCGCCCGCGCGCGCGCTGTCGGCGCGCGAGCAGGCGGCCGTGGTGTCCTGGGCCGGCCGTGCGCGGCGGCTCACGCCCGAGCGGCTGGACGAGCTCGCGCGCCTGGCCGAACCGGTGCTCGGGCCCGGCGTGCACGGCGCCAGCGCCTCGCAGCGGCTGCTCGGCGTGGCGCAATGGGTGCTCGGCCGCCGCGGAGGCGCGCGATGA
- a CDS encoding nucleoside/nucleotide kinase family protein yields the protein MHSALPALPLPADSRARLQALMAGGGRRLLGLVGAPGAGKSTLAAALLQAVGAERAQVVPMDGFHLANVELQRLGRAARKGAPDTFDAAGYVALLARLRAQQEGDPIVYAPEFRREIEEPIAGAIAVLPQTRLVITEGNYLLHDEGAWAGAAALLDEVWYVDIDDALREARLVARHQQFGRSAEAAREWVARTDAPNARLIAATRHRAHHVLRWA from the coding sequence ATGCATTCCGCTCTTCCCGCCCTTCCTCTTCCGGCCGACAGCCGCGCGCGCCTGCAGGCCTTGATGGCCGGCGGCGGGCGCCGGCTGCTCGGGCTCGTCGGCGCACCGGGCGCGGGCAAGTCGACGCTCGCGGCCGCGCTGCTGCAGGCGGTGGGCGCCGAGCGCGCGCAGGTCGTGCCGATGGACGGCTTCCACCTTGCCAACGTCGAGCTGCAGCGGCTCGGCCGCGCCGCGCGCAAGGGTGCGCCCGACACCTTCGATGCCGCGGGCTACGTGGCGCTGCTCGCGCGGCTGCGCGCGCAGCAGGAGGGCGACCCGATCGTCTACGCGCCCGAGTTCCGCCGCGAGATCGAGGAGCCGATCGCCGGCGCGATCGCGGTGCTGCCGCAGACGCGCCTGGTCATCACCGAAGGCAACTACCTGCTGCACGACGAAGGCGCCTGGGCCGGCGCGGCCGCGCTGCTCGACGAGGTCTGGTACGTGGACATCGACGACGCGCTGCGCGAGGCGCGCCTGGTCGCGCGCCACCAGCAGTTCGGCCGCAGCGCCGAGGCGGCGCGCGAGTGGGTGGCGCGCACCGACGCGCCCAATGCGCGGCTGATCGCCGCCACGCGGCACCGCGCGCACCACGTGCTGCGCTGGGCCTGA
- a CDS encoding Lrp/AsnC ligand binding domain-containing protein: MLDLDRIDLRLLKILQQDGRITNLKLAEAVALSPTAVLARVQRLTREGFIQGYEARLDPQKLGRGFTVFVEVLLDRTTPNVFDQFKAAVQVRDEIMECHMVAGGFDYLLKTRMADMAAYRDFAGTVLWQLPGVRETRTYAVMEEVKSSARLPLGV, encoded by the coding sequence ATGCTCGACCTGGACCGCATCGATCTCCGGCTGCTGAAGATTCTTCAGCAGGACGGCCGCATCACCAACCTCAAGCTGGCCGAGGCGGTGGCGCTCTCGCCCACCGCGGTGCTGGCGCGGGTGCAGCGGCTCACGCGCGAGGGCTTCATCCAGGGTTACGAGGCGCGGCTCGATCCGCAGAAGCTCGGACGCGGCTTCACGGTGTTCGTCGAAGTGCTGCTCGACCGCACCACGCCCAACGTGTTCGACCAGTTCAAGGCCGCGGTGCAGGTGCGCGACGAGATCATGGAATGCCACATGGTCGCGGGCGGCTTCGACTACCTGCTCAAGACCCGCATGGCCGACATGGCGGCCTACCGCGATTTCGCGGGCACGGTGCTGTGGCAGCTGCCGGGCGTGCGCGAGACGCGGACCTACGCGGTGATGGAAGAGGTCAAGAGCAGCGCGCGGTTGCCGCTGGGGGTGTGA
- a CDS encoding PilT/PilU family type 4a pilus ATPase, producing the protein MERDQASQFINDLLKLMVSRNGSDLFITADFPPAIKVDGKVTKVSQQALGAQHTLALTRSIMNDRQTAEFERTKECNFAISPTGIGRFRVNAFVQQGKVGMVLRTIPAKLPTIDGLGMPQVLKEVSMTKRGLCILVGATGSGKSTTLAAMIDWRNENSFGHIVTVEDPVEFVHPHKNCVVTQREVGIDTDSWEAALKNTLRQAPDVILMGEIRDRETMEHAVAFAETGHLCMATLHANSANQALDRIINFFPEERRAQLLMDLSLNLRSLVSQRLIPTEDGQGRVAAVEVLLNTPLISDLIFKGEVGEIKEIMKKSRNLGMQTFDQALFDLFESHSISFEDALRNADSANDLRLQIKLNSQRARSTDLSAGTEHFAIV; encoded by the coding sequence ATGGAACGCGATCAAGCCAGCCAGTTCATCAATGACCTGCTCAAGCTCATGGTGAGCCGCAACGGCAGCGACTTGTTCATCACCGCCGATTTTCCGCCCGCGATCAAGGTCGACGGCAAGGTCACCAAGGTCTCGCAGCAGGCACTGGGCGCGCAGCACACGCTGGCGCTCACGCGCTCGATCATGAACGACCGCCAGACGGCGGAGTTCGAGCGCACCAAGGAATGCAACTTCGCGATCTCGCCGACCGGCATCGGCCGCTTCCGCGTGAACGCCTTCGTGCAGCAGGGCAAGGTCGGCATGGTGCTGCGGACCATTCCCGCCAAGCTGCCGACCATCGACGGCCTGGGCATGCCGCAGGTGCTCAAGGAAGTGTCGATGACCAAGCGCGGCCTCTGCATCCTGGTCGGCGCCACGGGTTCGGGCAAGTCGACCACGCTCGCGGCGATGATCGACTGGCGCAACGAGAATTCCTTCGGCCACATCGTGACGGTGGAGGATCCGGTCGAATTCGTGCATCCGCACAAGAACTGCGTGGTGACGCAGCGCGAGGTCGGCATCGACACCGACAGCTGGGAAGCCGCGCTCAAGAACACGCTGCGCCAGGCGCCCGACGTGATCCTGATGGGCGAAATCCGCGACCGCGAGACCATGGAGCATGCGGTCGCCTTCGCCGAGACCGGCCACCTCTGCATGGCCACGCTGCACGCGAACAGCGCCAACCAGGCGCTGGACCGGATCATCAACTTCTTCCCCGAGGAACGCCGCGCGCAGCTGCTGATGGACCTGTCGCTGAACCTGCGTTCGCTGGTCTCGCAGCGGCTGATCCCGACCGAGGACGGCCAGGGCCGCGTGGCGGCGGTGGAAGTGCTGCTGAACACGCCGCTGATCTCCGACCTGATCTTCAAGGGCGAGGTGGGCGAGATCAAGGAGATCATGAAGAAGAGCCGCAACCTCGGCATGCAGACCTTCGACCAGGCGCTGTTCGACCTGTTCGAGAGCCATTCGATCAGCTTCGAGGACGCGCTGCGCAACGCCGACTCGGCCAACGACCTGCGGCTGCAGATCAAGCTCAACAGCCAGCGCGCGCGCTCGACCGACCTCTCGGCGGGCACCGAGCACTTCGCGATCGTCTGA
- a CDS encoding L-glutamate gamma-semialdehyde dehydrogenase: MHLPIPYRPEAEVVADRLASLEGALDWAAAAAAATPWVEAVRRHPPPFWAVESLLREYPISSAEGLALMRLAEALLRVPDAATAIALTADQLGRADFEGSADSTLSRLSSAAIAMSKKFLPEGDHPPGLMAKLGSRTVVAATLRAVQLLGRQFVLGQTIAEALGEARAAHRRQQALRFSYDMLGEGARTDADALRYLESYAQAIAAIAAGADAGGAPERNDGISIKLSALHPRYEEAQRERVLDELVPRVWRLCQLAAAANLNLTIDAEEVDRLELSLDVFEALAARVAAEAPQWRGFGLALQAYQTRALELIAHVTAVARRHGLRLMCRLVKGAYWDAEIKRAQEMGMPHYPVFTHKHHSDVSYLACARALLVAPDAVYPQFATHNAGTIAAILQMAEAAGAPFELQRLHGMGEGVYREVMKHTRAAVRVYAPVGQHRDLLAYLVRRLLENGANSSFVNQLGDDAVPVGELLSSPLWLEADNPALPLPPALYGPAPARPNSEGVDLAVESMRAPLFAALRTAVVPQVAEADPVRAPEAVAASAAAFRRWRETPVGVRAAMLRQAADALQHALPHFCALLVKEAFKTWGDAVSEVREAVDFLRYYAEEAERIMQLVTLPGPTGERNELRLTARGPWVCISPWNFPLAIFMGQVAAALATGNTVLAKPAEQTPGVAREAVGLLHAAGVPVDALQLLHGPGETVGAALVGAPGVAGVVFTGSTQVARIIHRALAAKDGPIVPLIAETGGINAMLVDSSALPEQVADAVVQSAFRSAGQRCSALRLLVLHEGIADAVIEMICGAARELATGDPALLWTDVGPVIDREAADNIRRHLARLDAAAKRLLPEAGGAAPAGNLIVPHAYEVPSIDGVTSEIFGPVLQIARWGSGALADPAAVIERINALGYGLTLGIQTRIDSRAQSLAARAHVGNVYVNRNIIGAVVGVQPFGGEGLSGTGPKAGGPHYLYRFCAEQTLTVNTTAAGGNAALLSAVA, translated from the coding sequence ATGCATCTGCCCATTCCCTACCGCCCGGAGGCCGAAGTCGTCGCCGACCGCCTCGCATCGCTCGAAGGCGCACTCGACTGGGCCGCCGCCGCGGCCGCCGCCACGCCCTGGGTGGAGGCGGTGCGCCGGCATCCGCCGCCGTTCTGGGCCGTGGAAAGTCTGCTGCGCGAATACCCGATCTCGAGCGCCGAGGGCCTGGCACTGATGCGGCTGGCCGAGGCGCTGCTGCGCGTGCCCGACGCGGCCACCGCGATCGCGCTGACGGCCGACCAGCTCGGCCGCGCCGACTTCGAGGGCTCGGCCGATTCCACGCTCTCGCGGCTGTCCTCGGCCGCGATCGCGATGTCGAAGAAGTTCCTGCCCGAAGGCGACCATCCGCCCGGCCTGATGGCCAAGCTCGGTTCGCGCACCGTGGTGGCGGCCACGCTGCGCGCGGTGCAGTTGCTCGGGCGGCAGTTCGTGCTCGGCCAGACCATCGCCGAGGCGCTGGGCGAGGCCCGCGCCGCGCACCGCAGGCAGCAGGCGCTGCGCTTCAGCTACGACATGCTCGGCGAAGGCGCGCGCACCGACGCCGATGCGCTGCGCTATCTCGAGAGCTACGCGCAGGCCATCGCCGCGATTGCGGCCGGCGCCGACGCGGGCGGCGCGCCCGAGCGCAACGACGGCATCTCCATCAAGCTCAGCGCGCTGCACCCGCGCTACGAGGAGGCGCAGCGCGAGCGCGTGCTCGACGAACTGGTGCCGCGCGTGTGGCGGTTGTGCCAGCTCGCGGCCGCGGCCAACCTCAATCTGACGATCGACGCGGAAGAGGTCGACCGGCTCGAACTCTCGCTCGACGTGTTCGAGGCGCTGGCCGCGCGCGTGGCGGCCGAGGCGCCGCAATGGCGCGGCTTCGGCCTCGCGCTGCAGGCCTACCAGACGCGCGCGCTCGAACTGATCGCGCATGTCACGGCGGTGGCGCGCCGCCATGGGCTGCGGCTGATGTGCCGGCTCGTGAAGGGCGCCTACTGGGATGCCGAGATCAAGCGCGCCCAGGAGATGGGCATGCCCCACTACCCGGTCTTCACGCACAAGCACCACAGCGACGTCAGCTACCTGGCCTGCGCCCGCGCGCTGCTCGTGGCGCCCGATGCCGTTTATCCGCAGTTCGCCACCCACAACGCCGGCACCATCGCCGCGATCCTGCAGATGGCCGAGGCGGCCGGCGCGCCCTTCGAGCTGCAGCGCCTGCACGGCATGGGCGAGGGCGTCTACCGCGAGGTGATGAAGCACACGCGCGCCGCGGTGCGCGTGTACGCCCCGGTGGGCCAGCACCGCGACCTGCTGGCCTACCTGGTGCGGCGCCTGCTGGAGAACGGCGCCAATTCGTCCTTCGTGAACCAGCTCGGCGACGACGCGGTGCCGGTGGGCGAGCTGCTGAGTTCGCCGCTCTGGCTCGAAGCCGACAACCCGGCCCTGCCGCTGCCGCCCGCGCTCTACGGCCCCGCGCCCGCGCGGCCCAACAGCGAGGGCGTCGACCTCGCGGTCGAATCGATGCGCGCGCCGCTCTTCGCCGCGCTGCGGACGGCCGTGGTGCCGCAGGTGGCCGAGGCCGACCCCGTGCGCGCGCCCGAGGCCGTGGCGGCGAGCGCCGCCGCCTTCCGCCGCTGGCGCGAGACGCCCGTGGGCGTGCGCGCCGCGATGCTGCGGCAGGCCGCCGATGCCTTGCAGCACGCGCTGCCGCACTTCTGCGCGCTGCTCGTGAAGGAAGCCTTCAAGACCTGGGGCGACGCCGTCTCCGAAGTGCGCGAGGCGGTCGACTTCCTGCGCTACTACGCCGAAGAGGCCGAGCGCATCATGCAGCTCGTCACGCTGCCCGGCCCCACGGGCGAGCGCAACGAACTGCGCCTCACCGCGCGCGGGCCGTGGGTCTGCATCAGCCCGTGGAACTTTCCGCTCGCGATCTTCATGGGACAGGTGGCGGCCGCGCTCGCCACCGGCAACACGGTGCTCGCCAAGCCGGCCGAGCAGACGCCCGGCGTCGCGCGCGAAGCCGTGGGGCTGCTGCATGCCGCGGGCGTGCCGGTGGACGCGCTGCAGTTGCTGCACGGGCCGGGCGAGACGGTGGGCGCCGCGCTGGTCGGCGCACCGGGCGTGGCGGGCGTGGTGTTCACCGGCTCGACGCAGGTGGCGCGCATCATCCACCGCGCGCTGGCCGCGAAGGACGGCCCCATCGTGCCGCTGATCGCCGAGACCGGCGGCATCAACGCGATGCTGGTCGACTCGAGCGCGCTGCCCGAGCAGGTGGCCGACGCGGTGGTGCAGAGCGCCTTCCGCTCGGCCGGCCAGCGCTGCTCGGCGCTGCGGCTGCTGGTGCTGCACGAAGGCATCGCCGACGCGGTGATCGAGATGATCTGCGGCGCCGCGCGCGAGCTCGCCACGGGCGATCCGGCGCTGCTGTGGACCGACGTGGGCCCGGTCATCGACCGCGAGGCCGCCGACAACATCCGCCGCCATCTCGCGCGCCTGGACGCGGCGGCGAAGCGGCTGCTTCCCGAGGCGGGCGGGGCGGCGCCTGCGGGCAACCTGATCGTGCCGCATGCCTACGAAGTCCCGTCCATCGACGGCGTGACGAGCGAGATCTTCGGCCCGGTGCTGCAGATCGCGCGCTGGGGCAGCGGCGCGCTCGCCGATCCCGCGGCGGTGATCGAGCGCATCAACGCGCTCGGCTACGGCCTCACGCTCGGCATCCAGACCCGCATCGACTCGCGCGCCCAGTCGCTGGCGGCGCGCGCGCACGTGGGCAACGTCTACGTCAACCGCAACATCATCGGCGCGGTCGTCGGCGTGCAGCCCTTCGGGGGCGAGGGGCTGAGCGGCACCGGACCGAAGGCGGGCGGCCCGCACTACCTCTACCGCTTCTGCGCCGAGCAGACGCTCACGGTCAACACCACCGCGGCCGGGGGCAACGCGGCGCTGCTGAGCGCCGTGGCCTGA
- a CDS encoding DUF2242 domain-containing protein gives MPTMLSRHSLLVLCLSSVLLLAACGSASRRVAYDTEEFDSTTTHTRTYAATEAQTCEAARRALLSQGYMVNAANADLVTGRKNFQPAPEVHVEVEFRVVCAGEGGRSGRKSTVAFATALQDRYGIKKVNNSASLGVGAIGSLSLPFAGSDDAMVKVASETLTDERFYDRFFTLLDRFLQGGGPDAPPDVPAEAPPGPATSFPVPPSPNRG, from the coding sequence ATGCCGACCATGCTCTCCCGCCATTCCCTTCTCGTGCTCTGTCTTTCTTCCGTGCTGCTGCTCGCCGCCTGCGGCAGCGCCTCGCGCCGCGTGGCGTACGACACGGAAGAATTCGACTCCACCACCACCCACACCCGCACCTATGCGGCCACCGAGGCCCAGACCTGCGAGGCCGCGCGCCGCGCGCTGCTGAGCCAGGGCTACATGGTCAACGCGGCCAACGCCGACCTCGTGACCGGCCGCAAGAACTTCCAGCCTGCGCCCGAGGTGCATGTGGAGGTCGAGTTCCGCGTGGTCTGCGCCGGCGAGGGCGGCCGCTCCGGCCGCAAGAGCACCGTGGCCTTCGCGACCGCGCTGCAGGACCGCTACGGCATCAAGAAGGTCAACAACTCGGCGAGCCTGGGCGTGGGCGCGATCGGCTCGCTCTCGCTGCCGTTCGCGGGCAGCGACGACGCGATGGTCAAGGTGGCGAGCGAAACCCTGACCGACGAGCGCTTCTACGACCGCTTCTTCACCCTGCTCGACCGCTTCCTGCAGGGCGGCGGACCCGACGCGCCGCCCGACGTGCCGGCCGAGGCGCCGCCCGGCCCGGCCACCAGCTTTCCGGTGCCGCCCTCGCCGAACCGCGGCTGA
- a CDS encoding YggS family pyridoxal phosphate-dependent enzyme: MTMIGDDLQQVKNRIAKACAAEGRSASEVRLLAVSKTFGPEAVRAAFEAGQRAFGENYVQEGLEKIEALADLRDQLEWHCIGPLQSNKTRPVAANFDWVHSVDRLKIAERLSDQRPAGLPPLQVCLQVNVDGGANKSGVPPEEALALARAVAALPHLTLRGLMAIPEPAPDFAAQREVCLRARAVFDQIRAAGIALDTLSLGMSGDLEAAVSAGSTMVRIGTAIFGAR, translated from the coding sequence ATGACGATGATTGGCGACGACCTCCAGCAAGTAAAGAACCGGATCGCAAAGGCCTGCGCCGCCGAGGGGCGCAGCGCTTCCGAAGTCCGGCTGCTGGCGGTGTCGAAGACCTTCGGCCCCGAGGCCGTTCGCGCCGCTTTCGAGGCCGGGCAGCGGGCCTTCGGCGAGAACTACGTGCAGGAGGGGCTCGAGAAGATCGAGGCGCTGGCCGACCTGCGCGACCAGCTCGAATGGCACTGCATCGGCCCTCTGCAGAGCAACAAGACGCGGCCCGTGGCCGCGAATTTCGACTGGGTCCACAGCGTCGACCGGTTGAAGATCGCCGAGCGCCTTTCCGACCAGCGTCCGGCCGGTTTGCCGCCGCTGCAGGTGTGCCTGCAGGTCAACGTCGACGGCGGTGCCAACAAGTCCGGCGTGCCGCCGGAGGAGGCGCTGGCGCTCGCGCGCGCTGTGGCGGCCTTGCCACACCTGACGCTGCGCGGCCTCATGGCCATTCCCGAACCGGCGCCCGATTTCGCCGCGCAGCGCGAGGTCTGCTTGCGCGCGCGCGCCGTGTTCGACCAGATCCGCGCCGCCGGCATCGCGCTCGACACGCTCTCGCTCGGCATGAGCGGCGACCTCGAGGCGGCGGTCAGCGCGGGCAGCACCATGGTGCGCATCGGCACCGCGATCTTCGGTGCGAGATAG
- a CDS encoding type IV pilus twitching motility protein PilT: MDITQLLAFSVKNKASDLHLSAGLPPMIRVHGDVRRINVDALDHKAVHAMVYDIMSDTHRKHYEEFLEVDFSFEIDGLARFRVNAFNQARGAAAVFRTIPSKILTLEQLNAPKIFADLALKPRGLVLVTGPTGSGKSTTLAAMINYLNENEYGHILTVEDPIEFVHESKKCLINQREVGPMTLSFSNALRSALREDPDAILVGELRDLETIRLAMTAAETGHLVFGTLHTSSAAKTIDRIIDVFPGEEKEMIRAMLSESLQAVISQTLCKTKDGQGRVAAHEIMLGTPAIRNLIREAKVAQMYSAIQTGQGSGMQTLDQNLTDLVRRNAISAAEARSKAKIPENFPG; this comes from the coding sequence GTGGACATCACCCAACTGCTGGCCTTCAGCGTCAAGAACAAAGCCTCCGACCTGCACCTGTCCGCCGGCCTGCCGCCGATGATCCGCGTGCACGGCGACGTGCGGCGCATCAATGTCGACGCGCTCGACCACAAGGCGGTGCATGCGATGGTGTACGACATCATGAGCGACACCCACCGCAAGCACTACGAAGAGTTCCTGGAGGTCGACTTCTCGTTCGAGATCGACGGCCTCGCGCGCTTCCGCGTGAATGCCTTCAACCAGGCGCGCGGCGCGGCGGCGGTGTTCCGGACGATTCCGTCGAAGATCCTCACGCTCGAGCAGCTCAATGCGCCGAAGATTTTCGCGGATCTGGCGCTCAAGCCGCGCGGCCTGGTGCTGGTGACGGGCCCGACGGGTTCGGGCAAGTCGACCACGCTGGCCGCGATGATCAACTACCTGAACGAAAACGAGTACGGCCACATCCTCACGGTGGAGGACCCGATCGAGTTCGTGCACGAGTCGAAGAAGTGCCTGATCAACCAGCGCGAGGTCGGGCCGATGACGCTGTCGTTCTCGAACGCGCTGCGCTCCGCCCTGCGCGAGGACCCGGACGCCATCCTGGTGGGCGAGCTGCGCGACCTGGAGACCATCCGCCTCGCGATGACCGCGGCCGAAACCGGCCACCTGGTGTTCGGCACGCTGCACACCTCGTCGGCGGCCAAGACCATCGACCGGATCATCGACGTGTTCCCGGGCGAGGAGAAGGAAATGATTCGCGCGATGCTGTCGGAGTCGCTGCAGGCCGTGATCTCGCAGACGCTGTGCAAGACCAAGGACGGCCAGGGCCGCGTGGCGGCGCACGAGATCATGCTCGGCACGCCGGCCATCCGCAACCTGATCCGCGAGGCCAAGGTGGCGCAGATGTATTCGGCGATCCAGACCGGCCAGGGCTCGGGCATGCAGACGCTGGACCAGAACCTCACCGACCTCGTCCGCCGCAATGCCATTTCGGCCGCGGAAGCACGCAGCAAGGCGAAAATCCCCGAGAACTTCCCCGGATAA
- a CDS encoding RDD family protein has translation MQGQSEDARYAPPQSRVEDVVQPGGQPVELASRGKRFLAAMLDGGIAVGVIWLLSVFTPLDLWADDGRSLWAPQVEGALAGFLIYLALHGYLLATRGQTLGKAVFRIRIARPDGTRPSLGRILGLRESLQFLTAAIPAVGQIFVLVDCLFIFRASRRCLHDDIADTVVLRA, from the coding sequence ATGCAAGGGCAATCGGAGGACGCGCGCTATGCGCCGCCGCAATCTCGCGTCGAGGATGTGGTGCAGCCGGGCGGGCAGCCCGTTGAACTCGCATCGCGCGGCAAGCGCTTTCTGGCGGCCATGCTCGATGGCGGCATCGCCGTCGGCGTGATCTGGCTGCTCTCGGTGTTCACGCCGCTCGATCTCTGGGCGGACGACGGCCGCAGCCTCTGGGCGCCCCAGGTCGAAGGAGCCCTGGCGGGCTTCCTCATCTACCTCGCGCTGCACGGCTACCTGCTGGCCACCCGCGGCCAGACCCTCGGCAAGGCGGTCTTCCGCATCCGCATCGCGCGGCCCGACGGCACCAGGCCCTCGCTCGGCCGCATCCTCGGCCTGCGCGAGAGCCTGCAGTTCCTGACCGCCGCGATCCCCGCCGTGGGGCAGATCTTCGTGCTGGTCGACTGCCTCTTCATCTTCCGTGCATCGCGCCGCTGCCTGCACGACGACATCGCCGACACCGTGGTGCTGCGGGCCTGA